The following proteins are encoded in a genomic region of Rhodoferax aquaticus:
- a CDS encoding branched-chain amino acid ABC transporter permease, with the protein MAFFLETLLGGLMAGMLYSLVALGFVLIYKASGVFNFAQGAMVLFAALAMARFAEWIPLHLGIANPIAANVLAFIGAGIVMFVVAWVIERLVLRHLVNQEGTTLLMATLGITYFMEGLGQSIFGSSIYKIDIGMPKDPVMILESSFEGGILINKEDFYAAIIAAALVALLSVFFQKTATGRALRAVADDHQAAQSIGIPLNRIWVIVWCVAGVVALVAGMIWGSKLGVQFSLTTVALRALPVVILGGLTSVPGAIVGGLIIGVGEKLSEVYLGPYVGGGIEIWFAYVLALGFLLIRPQGLFGEKIIDRV; encoded by the coding sequence ATGGCATTCTTTCTTGAAACCTTACTCGGCGGCCTGATGGCTGGCATGCTGTATTCGCTGGTGGCCTTGGGCTTTGTGCTGATCTACAAGGCGTCTGGCGTGTTTAACTTTGCGCAAGGCGCTATGGTGCTGTTTGCTGCATTGGCCATGGCACGGTTTGCGGAATGGATTCCGCTGCACCTAGGCATTGCCAACCCCATAGCCGCCAACGTGCTGGCTTTCATTGGTGCGGGCATTGTGATGTTTGTGGTGGCTTGGGTCATTGAGCGCTTGGTGTTGCGGCATCTGGTGAACCAAGAAGGCACCACGCTGCTGATGGCGACGCTAGGCATCACCTACTTCATGGAAGGTCTGGGCCAAAGCATCTTTGGCAGCAGCATCTACAAGATCGACATTGGCATGCCCAAGGACCCGGTCATGATTTTGGAGAGCAGCTTTGAAGGCGGCATCCTGATCAACAAGGAAGACTTTTACGCCGCCATCATCGCCGCCGCACTGGTGGCCCTGCTCAGCGTGTTCTTCCAGAAAACAGCAACGGGCCGCGCCCTGCGCGCCGTGGCGGATGACCACCAGGCGGCGCAGTCCATCGGCATTCCGCTCAACCGCATCTGGGTCATCGTCTGGTGCGTGGCCGGCGTGGTGGCCCTGGTGGCCGGAATGATCTGGGGCAGCAAGCTGGGTGTGCAGTTTTCACTGACTACTGTGGCCTTGCGTGCGCTGCCAGTGGTGATTCTGGGGGGGCTGACCTCGGTACCCGGTGCGATCGTGGGCGGTCTGATCATCGGCGTGGGCGAAAAGCTGTCCGAGGTGTACCTCGGGCCATATGTGGGTGGCGGCATCGAAATCTGGTTCGCCTATGTGTTGGCACTGGGCTTTCTGCTGATCCGGCCCCAAGGCTTGTTCGGCGAAAAAATTATTGACCGCGTATGA
- a CDS encoding branched-chain amino acid ABC transporter permease: MFYRENGQFKTTYRADQQIFPILQDRMAITALLLVGFALVPMLASDYLFRAILIPFLIFSLAAVGVNILVGFCGQISLGSGAFMAVGAYAAYNFFVRIEGMPLLLALLLGGVSSMLFGMVFGLPSLRVKGLYLAVATLAAQFFADWMFLRVQWFTNNSPSGSVSVSNLQVFGLSLESPLAKYIFCLSLLVVIALLAKNLVRGAVGREWMAIRDMDVAAAVIGIRPMYAKLSAFAVSSFIVGVAGALWGFIYLGAWEPAAFSVDQSFRLLFMVIIGGMGSIMGSFFGAAFIVVLPIFLSQFLPALAGLFGVEISTAVVSHAELMVFGGLIVWFLIVEPHGLAKLWSIGKQKLRLWPFPH, translated from the coding sequence ATGTTCTACAGAGAAAACGGCCAATTCAAAACCACCTACCGCGCGGACCAGCAGATATTTCCCATTCTGCAAGACCGCATGGCCATCACAGCCCTCTTGCTGGTGGGCTTTGCGCTGGTGCCCATGTTGGCCAGCGACTATTTGTTTCGGGCCATTTTGATTCCCTTTTTGATTTTCTCGCTGGCTGCAGTCGGCGTGAATATTCTGGTGGGCTTCTGCGGCCAGATTTCGCTGGGTTCCGGCGCTTTCATGGCGGTGGGCGCCTACGCGGCGTACAACTTCTTTGTGCGCATTGAAGGCATGCCTTTGTTGCTTGCGCTTCTGCTGGGTGGCGTGAGCTCCATGCTGTTCGGTATGGTCTTCGGGCTGCCCAGTTTGCGCGTCAAGGGCCTGTACCTCGCGGTGGCTACGCTGGCCGCGCAGTTTTTTGCGGACTGGATGTTCTTGCGTGTTCAGTGGTTCACCAACAACTCGCCTTCGGGCTCGGTGTCGGTGTCCAACTTGCAGGTGTTTGGTCTCTCGCTGGAATCGCCCCTGGCCAAGTACATCTTCTGTCTGTCGCTGCTCGTGGTGATTGCCCTGTTGGCCAAGAACCTGGTGCGTGGCGCCGTAGGGCGTGAGTGGATGGCGATCCGCGACATGGACGTGGCGGCTGCGGTGATCGGCATTCGCCCCATGTACGCCAAGCTCAGTGCGTTCGCGGTGAGCTCCTTCATTGTGGGTGTGGCCGGTGCCTTGTGGGGCTTTATTTACCTCGGTGCCTGGGAGCCAGCAGCGTTCTCGGTGGACCAGTCCTTCCGACTGCTGTTCATGGTGATCATCGGCGGCATGGGCTCCATCATGGGCAGCTTCTTTGGTGCTGCATTCATCGTGGTGCTACCTATCTTTTTAAGCCAGTTTTTGCCAGCACTGGCGGGGTTGTTTGGTGTCGAGATCAGCACTGCCGTGGTGTCCCATGCCGAACTCATGGTGTTCGGCGGTTTGATCGTCTGGTTCCTGATCGTGGAGCCCCATGGCCTAGCCAAGCTCTGGTCCATCGGCAAACAAAAGCTGCGACTCTGGCCCTTCCCCCATTGA
- a CDS encoding ABC transporter substrate-binding protein, whose product MKLSKLVLASTLVAAGASGLMAGNAFAQAKEQFIPVLSYRTGPYAPNGVPWANGYVDYIKLTNARGGINGVKFSFEECETGYDTARSVECYERLKSKGASFVQPLSTGATFAITEKAPADKIPVVTVGYGRSESADGSVFKWNFPIAGTYWVAADAIMQAIAKKEGGFDKLKGKKISLVYHDSPFGKEPIPLLQERAAMHGFNLTLLPVTAPGVEQKATWLQVRQNRPDYVVLWGWGIMNSTAIKEAQATGYPREKMYGVWWAGAEPDVKDVAEGAKGYNAVTMQHGAEPQSKLVKDVMAMVHDKGQGTGPKDEVGQVLYMRGAMSAMLAIEGVRSAQDRFGKGKVMTGEQIRWGLENLNLTQPKLDALGFAGVMRPISTSCVDHMGAAWARIHTWDGAKWQFTSDWLQGDEQIIKPLVKATAAKYAADKKLTPRTPADCQS is encoded by the coding sequence ATGAAGCTTTCTAAACTCGTACTCGCAAGCACTCTGGTGGCTGCCGGTGCATCCGGCCTGATGGCAGGCAATGCTTTCGCGCAAGCCAAGGAGCAGTTCATTCCGGTGCTGTCCTACCGCACCGGGCCTTACGCGCCCAACGGTGTGCCCTGGGCCAACGGCTATGTGGACTACATCAAGCTCACCAATGCCCGCGGCGGCATCAATGGGGTGAAGTTCAGCTTTGAAGAATGCGAAACCGGTTACGACACGGCCCGCAGCGTGGAGTGCTATGAGCGCCTCAAAAGCAAGGGTGCATCGTTTGTGCAACCTCTGTCCACTGGCGCGACTTTCGCGATTACCGAAAAAGCACCTGCGGACAAGATCCCTGTGGTGACGGTGGGTTACGGCCGCAGCGAGAGCGCCGATGGTTCCGTCTTCAAGTGGAACTTCCCGATTGCCGGCACTTACTGGGTGGCCGCAGACGCCATCATGCAAGCCATCGCCAAGAAGGAGGGCGGTTTCGACAAGCTCAAGGGCAAGAAGATTTCGCTGGTCTACCATGACAGCCCGTTCGGCAAAGAGCCTATCCCCTTGTTGCAAGAGCGTGCGGCCATGCACGGTTTCAACCTGACGCTGTTGCCCGTCACGGCCCCCGGCGTGGAGCAAAAAGCCACCTGGCTGCAAGTGCGCCAGAACCGTCCTGACTACGTGGTCCTGTGGGGCTGGGGCATCATGAACTCCACCGCCATCAAGGAAGCGCAAGCCACCGGCTACCCCCGCGAGAAGATGTACGGCGTGTGGTGGGCCGGCGCTGAGCCAGACGTGAAAGACGTTGCGGAAGGCGCCAAGGGCTACAACGCGGTGACTATGCAGCACGGTGCCGAACCCCAGTCCAAGCTGGTCAAGGACGTGATGGCCATGGTGCACGACAAGGGCCAAGGTACCGGACCCAAAGACGAAGTCGGCCAAGTGCTCTACATGCGCGGTGCTATGAGTGCCATGCTGGCCATAGAAGGTGTGCGTTCGGCGCAAGACCGCTTCGGCAAAGGCAAGGTCATGACCGGTGAGCAAATCCGTTGGGGTCTGGAGAACCTGAACCTGACCCAGCCCAAGCTGGATGCATTGGGCTTTGCGGGCGTGATGCGCCCGATCAGCACTTCTTGCGTGGACCATATGGGCGCTGCGTGGGCGCGCATTCACACGTGGGACGGAGCCAAGTGGCAGTTCACCTCCGATTGGCTGCAGGGTGATGAGCAGATCATCAAACCTCTGGTCAAGGCTACGGCCGCTAAGTACGCGGCAGATAAGAAGCTGACCCCGCGCACGCCTGCGGACTGCCAGTCCTGA
- a CDS encoding ABC transporter ATP-binding protein translates to MEPKNIVLNVNGIEVIYNHVILVLKGVSLQVPEGGIVAILGGNGAGKTTTLRAVSNLLAGERGAVTKGSIELRGERIENLSPADLVQRGVVQVMEGRHCFAHLTIEENLLTGGYTRKSKAEVAANLEKVYNYFPRLKTRRTSQAAYTSGGEQQMCAIGRALMANPSMVLLDEPSMGLAPQIVEEVFEIVKDLNAKEKVTFLLAEQNTNMALKYADYGYIMESGRVVMDGAAADLRSNEDVKEFYLGVGGGERKSFKDVKSYKRRKRWLA, encoded by the coding sequence ATGGAACCGAAAAACATCGTTCTCAACGTGAATGGCATCGAGGTCATTTACAACCACGTCATCCTGGTGCTCAAGGGGGTTTCCCTTCAGGTGCCTGAGGGCGGCATCGTGGCCATCCTCGGGGGCAATGGGGCGGGCAAAACGACGACCTTGCGCGCCGTGTCCAACCTGTTGGCGGGTGAGCGCGGTGCGGTCACCAAGGGCAGCATTGAGCTGCGCGGTGAACGCATCGAAAACCTGAGCCCTGCCGACTTGGTGCAACGCGGTGTGGTGCAGGTGATGGAAGGGCGGCATTGTTTTGCCCACCTGACCATTGAAGAAAACCTGCTGACCGGCGGATACACCCGCAAGAGCAAGGCCGAGGTGGCGGCTAACCTCGAGAAGGTCTACAACTACTTTCCTCGCCTCAAAACCCGCCGCACCAGCCAGGCGGCCTACACCTCGGGTGGTGAGCAGCAGATGTGCGCCATCGGCCGCGCGCTCATGGCCAACCCCAGCATGGTGCTGCTGGATGAGCCCTCCATGGGACTGGCGCCACAGATCGTGGAAGAGGTATTCGAGATCGTAAAAGACCTCAACGCCAAAGAGAAAGTCACCTTTCTGCTGGCCGAGCAGAACACCAACATGGCCCTGAAATATGCCGACTACGGCTACATCATGGAAAGCGGACGCGTGGTGATGGACGGCGCAGCCGCTGACTTGCGCAGCAATGAAGACGTCAAGGAGTTCTACCTTGGTGTGGGTGGCGGTGAACGCAAGAGCTTCAAAGACGTGAAGAGCTACAAGCGCCGCAAGCGCTGGTTGGCCTGA
- a CDS encoding phenylacetate--CoA ligase family protein: MTPAYDALEIRSQAERDAAHMSALPRQVAHAQQHSPAFTSILQGVDAASITDRAALARLPVTRKSELQALQQAARQQGGNVFGGFSAIGFGSAMTRVFASPGPIYEPEGTARDYWRMARAIYAAGFRPGELIHNSFSYHFVPAGSMMETGAHALGCTVFPGGTGQTEQQVQAMAELQPAGYIGTPSFLKIILEKALEMGVALPTVRKAMFGGEAFPPSLRDWFTAHGVDGYQCYATADLGLIAYETRAREGLVLDEQVIVEIVRPGTGDPVPEGEVGELVVTSLNPDYPLIRFGTGDLSAVLAGQCPTGRTNTRIKGWMGRADQTTKVRGMFVHPKQVDEVAKRFPEVHKARLVVSGEMANDQMTLMLEVAGQPEGLAQRVADAVREVTKLRGDVQLLPPGSLPNDGKVIEDARSYR, encoded by the coding sequence ATGACCCCCGCCTACGACGCCCTGGAAATCCGTTCGCAGGCCGAGCGCGATGCTGCCCACATGTCGGCACTGCCCCGGCAGGTTGCCCACGCGCAGCAACACAGCCCGGCGTTTACCTCCATCCTGCAGGGCGTGGACGCTGCCAGCATTACTGACCGTGCGGCACTCGCCCGCCTGCCGGTGACCCGCAAATCCGAATTGCAGGCGCTGCAGCAGGCTGCGCGCCAACAGGGCGGGAACGTGTTCGGTGGTTTCAGTGCCATTGGGTTCGGTAGCGCCATGACCCGCGTGTTTGCCAGCCCGGGCCCCATCTACGAACCCGAGGGCACAGCGCGCGATTACTGGCGCATGGCACGGGCCATCTACGCGGCGGGCTTTCGCCCCGGCGAGCTGATTCACAACAGCTTCAGCTACCACTTTGTGCCTGCCGGCTCCATGATGGAGACAGGTGCCCATGCCTTGGGGTGCACGGTGTTTCCCGGCGGCACCGGTCAGACCGAGCAGCAGGTTCAGGCCATGGCCGAGTTACAGCCTGCGGGTTACATCGGCACACCGAGTTTTCTGAAAATCATTCTTGAGAAGGCACTGGAAATGGGTGTGGCCCTGCCCACCGTGCGCAAAGCCATGTTCGGTGGCGAAGCGTTTCCACCTTCGTTGCGCGACTGGTTTACTGCCCACGGCGTGGATGGTTACCAGTGCTACGCCACAGCGGACCTGGGTCTGATTGCCTATGAGACCCGTGCACGCGAAGGCTTGGTGCTGGATGAGCAGGTGATCGTGGAGATCGTGCGGCCCGGCACCGGTGACCCGGTGCCTGAAGGCGAGGTGGGCGAGTTGGTGGTGACCAGCTTGAACCCGGACTACCCCTTGATCCGTTTCGGTACCGGCGATCTGTCAGCCGTGCTGGCCGGGCAGTGCCCGACCGGGCGCACCAATACCCGCATCAAAGGCTGGATGGGTCGTGCCGACCAAACCACCAAGGTGCGCGGCATGTTTGTGCACCCCAAGCAGGTGGACGAAGTGGCCAAGCGTTTCCCCGAAGTGCACAAGGCCCGTCTGGTGGTCAGCGGTGAAATGGCCAACGACCAGATGACCCTGATGCTGGAGGTGGCAGGCCAGCCCGAAGGCTTGGCGCAACGCGTGGCTGATGCGGTGCGTGAGGTGACCAAACTGCGCGGCGACGTGCAGTTGCTGCCTCCCGGAAGTCTGCCCAATGACGGCAAAGTCATCGAAGACGCACGCAGCTACCGCTAA
- a CDS encoding tripartite tricarboxylate transporter substrate-binding protein, with protein sequence MKKVVLAIATLAAGLAGAQTYPSKPINIVVPFAAGGPTDRVARDLAEAMRKPLGDVAIIIDNVAGAGSSIGTSKVAKAAPDGYTLLLNHIAMATMPALLRTMPFKVESDFEYLGMINDVPMTLVGRPSLPAQNYKELSAWLNQNKGKINLGNAGIGSASHLCGLLFQNAVQIDMTTVPYKGTAPAMTDLMGGQIDLMCDQTTNTTQQIEAKKVIAYGVTTAKPLTTPALKSLPTLQDVGLKGFEVTIWHGLYAPKGTPADVQAKIHAALKVALKDPEFIKKQEALGAVIITDKRVDAAEHKKFVAAEIAKWTPIIKAAGVYAD encoded by the coding sequence ATGAAAAAAGTAGTGTTGGCCATTGCGACCTTGGCCGCGGGACTTGCTGGGGCGCAGACTTATCCTTCCAAACCTATCAATATCGTAGTGCCCTTTGCCGCAGGGGGGCCTACCGACCGTGTCGCTCGTGATTTGGCCGAAGCCATGCGCAAACCTCTGGGGGATGTTGCCATCATTATTGACAACGTAGCGGGTGCTGGTAGTTCCATTGGTACCAGCAAGGTTGCGAAAGCGGCTCCAGACGGCTACACCTTGTTGCTCAACCACATTGCCATGGCCACCATGCCCGCCTTGTTGCGCACCATGCCTTTCAAAGTGGAGTCTGACTTTGAGTATTTGGGCATGATCAACGATGTGCCCATGACCCTGGTGGGCCGGCCCAGTTTGCCTGCGCAAAACTACAAAGAATTAAGCGCTTGGCTCAACCAAAACAAAGGCAAGATCAACTTGGGCAACGCTGGCATTGGCTCTGCCTCGCATCTGTGTGGACTGCTGTTTCAAAACGCGGTGCAGATCGATATGACCACGGTACCCTACAAAGGCACGGCCCCTGCCATGACCGATTTGATGGGAGGCCAGATCGATTTGATGTGTGACCAAACCACCAACACCACCCAGCAAATTGAAGCCAAGAAGGTGATTGCTTACGGCGTGACCACGGCCAAGCCGCTTACTACCCCCGCGCTGAAAAGCTTGCCCACATTGCAAGACGTGGGTCTGAAGGGTTTTGAAGTGACGATTTGGCATGGTCTGTATGCCCCCAAAGGTACGCCCGCCGACGTGCAAGCCAAGATCCATGCCGCGCTCAAGGTCGCCTTGAAAGACCCCGAGTTCATCAAAAAGCAAGAGGCTTTGGGCGCTGTCATCATTACGGACAAGCGGGTCGATGCGGCGGAGCATAAAAAGTTTGTGGCGGCTGAAATTGCCAAGTGGACGCCCATTATCAAAGCCGCTGGCGTCTACGCGGACTAA
- a CDS encoding DUF1840 domain-containing protein encodes MYKFKSKAAADVIMLDASAQHLLRIIGKDDTADFVKGILLPADMPGAINALEKAVAHEEAERAQKAKEALARGETPARVEGVTLRQRTTPFIAMLERCHKADKDIVWGV; translated from the coding sequence ATGTATAAATTCAAATCCAAAGCCGCAGCAGACGTCATCATGTTGGACGCCAGTGCACAACACCTGCTGCGTATTATTGGCAAAGACGATACCGCAGATTTTGTCAAGGGCATTCTCCTTCCTGCAGATATGCCGGGTGCGATCAATGCCTTAGAAAAGGCCGTCGCTCACGAAGAAGCTGAGCGAGCCCAAAAAGCGAAAGAGGCGCTCGCTAGGGGTGAAACACCGGCAAGAGTGGAGGGAGTGACCTTACGACAACGCACAACGCCTTTCATTGCGATGCTAGAGCGCTGTCACAAGGCCGATAAAGACATTGTGTGGGGCGTGTGA
- a CDS encoding polyhydroxyalkanoic acid system family protein has product MANLHIEREHTLGLDAARKIAMAWAEQVEQEFSMECTYEEGDAADEVTFTRSGVNGQLHVEPSRFVLDAKLGFLLGAFKDRIEAEIVKNLDALLSQQAGNAKPKKK; this is encoded by the coding sequence ATGGCCAATCTGCATATTGAACGCGAACATACCTTAGGCCTGGATGCAGCTCGCAAAATTGCCATGGCATGGGCAGAGCAAGTAGAGCAAGAGTTTTCTATGGAGTGCACCTATGAAGAGGGTGATGCTGCCGATGAGGTGACGTTTACACGATCCGGCGTGAACGGACAACTCCATGTAGAGCCCAGCCGCTTTGTATTGGACGCCAAGTTAGGTTTCTTGCTAGGCGCCTTTAAGGATCGCATAGAGGCCGAGATCGTTAAGAACCTCGATGCTTTGCTGTCCCAGCAAGCTGGAAACGCTAAACCCAAGAAAAAATAA
- a CDS encoding acyl-CoA-binding protein — MASLKAQFEAAVANSKNLSERPDNNTLLKIYALYKQATVGDNAEKKPGFTDLVGRAKWSAWDDLKGTDAKAAMQQYIDLIESLS, encoded by the coding sequence ATGGCCAGTTTAAAAGCGCAGTTTGAAGCAGCAGTCGCAAATTCCAAGAATCTGAGCGAGCGTCCTGACAACAACACCCTGCTCAAGATCTATGCCTTGTACAAGCAAGCCACCGTAGGCGACAACGCTGAAAAAAAACCTGGCTTCACTGACTTGGTCGGCCGCGCAAAATGGAGCGCTTGGGACGACCTCAAAGGCACAGATGCCAAAGCCGCCATGCAGCAATACATCGACCTGATTGAGTCACTGAGCTAA
- a CDS encoding wax ester/triacylglycerol synthase family O-acyltransferase, with product MSKVDTAWLRMDSACNLMMIVGVWVIHPGLSLADLRQRVRERLLHYPRFVQCAVEDSSGASWVLDSAFDVDRHVIAESLQVPPGGDAQEALQERLAQLTMLPLDKRHPLWQFHLVEDYKGGSALMVRIHHCIADGIALISVTQSLVDGGGAPPRHEAAPRREGLEGVEDWLSEAILRPFTDMTVKALGAAGDGAVRSLEMLLDPHKGVESGVHGSVDLAKLAYHAASDVAALALMADDSATRLKGQPGVVKRVAWCAPIPLDEVKAVGKALQCSINDVLMSCVAGAIGQYLRAQGDAVQGKEIRAMVPVNLRPLDQAYKLGNQFGLAPVVLPIGISNPVERVLEVRKRMRDLKGSMQPLLAFGMLAVAGLLIKPAQDAMLSLFSKKTTAVLTNVPGPRTKLSICGATIEESLFWVPQSGTVGLGISILSYGGGVQFGIVSDAILCPDPQQIINEFAPEFDKLTLLTLMLPWGEQAD from the coding sequence ATGAGCAAAGTAGACACTGCTTGGCTGCGCATGGATTCGGCATGCAACTTGATGATGATTGTCGGAGTGTGGGTGATTCACCCCGGACTTTCATTGGCCGATCTAAGGCAACGCGTGCGGGAGCGCCTGTTGCATTACCCGCGCTTCGTGCAGTGTGCTGTCGAAGATTCGTCTGGGGCCTCTTGGGTTTTGGATAGTGCATTTGATGTCGACCGACATGTCATAGCCGAGAGTTTGCAAGTTCCACCCGGCGGGGATGCGCAAGAAGCGTTGCAAGAACGGTTGGCGCAACTCACCATGTTGCCCTTAGATAAGCGTCACCCACTGTGGCAGTTTCATTTGGTTGAAGACTACAAAGGTGGTTCCGCTCTCATGGTGCGCATTCACCATTGCATTGCTGACGGTATTGCACTTATCTCCGTGACCCAGTCCTTGGTAGATGGTGGCGGCGCGCCCCCACGCCACGAGGCTGCGCCCAGGCGTGAGGGTTTGGAAGGGGTAGAAGATTGGTTGTCCGAGGCAATCTTGCGTCCATTTACCGATATGACGGTCAAGGCGTTGGGAGCTGCAGGCGATGGGGCTGTGCGTTCGCTGGAGATGCTGTTGGATCCTCACAAAGGTGTGGAGTCGGGAGTCCATGGGTCGGTTGATCTTGCCAAGCTGGCATACCACGCCGCCAGCGACGTAGCCGCCCTCGCGCTGATGGCTGACGACTCTGCCACTCGACTCAAAGGCCAGCCCGGTGTAGTGAAGCGGGTTGCATGGTGTGCCCCTATCCCTTTGGATGAAGTAAAGGCGGTAGGCAAAGCTTTGCAGTGCTCGATCAACGATGTCTTGATGAGTTGCGTAGCAGGTGCCATTGGGCAGTACTTGCGCGCACAAGGTGATGCCGTGCAAGGCAAAGAGATCAGAGCCATGGTGCCCGTAAACTTGCGCCCGCTGGACCAAGCGTACAAGCTGGGAAACCAGTTTGGCTTGGCACCCGTGGTCCTTCCCATTGGTATCTCTAACCCCGTGGAACGTGTTCTGGAGGTCCGTAAGCGCATGCGGGACCTTAAAGGCAGCATGCAGCCGTTGTTGGCGTTTGGCATGCTCGCGGTGGCTGGACTGTTGATCAAGCCAGCTCAAGATGCCATGCTGAGTTTGTTCTCGAAGAAAACCACAGCAGTGTTAACCAATGTACCCGGGCCGCGCACCAAGCTCAGTATTTGTGGTGCAACCATTGAGGAGTCTTTGTTTTGGGTGCCCCAAAGCGGAACGGTTGGCTTGGGAATATCCATTTTGAGCTACGGTGGGGGCGTGCAGTTTGGCATTGTGTCGGACGCAATTTTGTGCCCTGACCCCCAGCAAATCATCAATGAATTTGCCCCCGAGTTTGACAAGCTGACGCTGCTGACGTTGATGCTACCTTGGGGCGAGCAAGCCGACTGA
- a CDS encoding TetR/AcrR family transcriptional regulator, whose product MVKKAPRRTAERILEVTLELFNRFGEPNVSTTLISAELNISPGNLYYHYPAKDELINSLFDRYEKSLNELINASDDVRDVEDAWFFMHTLFELIWQYRFLYRDLNDLLSKNRRLETHFQSVLKNKTRSIKAMLDSMSRAGSIQIDSREAEPTATSMVVVLTYWLSFEYVRDPRNALEPGSAQAALLRGAHHVLNLLVPYLEPQQRAHLQTLVGAYAST is encoded by the coding sequence ATGGTCAAAAAAGCACCCCGCCGCACTGCCGAACGCATTTTGGAAGTTACTTTGGAGCTGTTTAACCGGTTTGGCGAGCCCAATGTCTCAACCACCCTCATCTCCGCAGAGCTCAACATCAGCCCTGGCAACCTCTACTACCATTACCCTGCAAAAGACGAACTCATTAACTCATTGTTTGATCGGTACGAAAAATCGCTCAATGAGTTAATCAATGCCAGCGATGATGTGCGCGATGTGGAGGATGCATGGTTCTTCATGCACACCTTGTTTGAGTTGATTTGGCAGTACCGATTTTTATACCGTGACCTCAACGACTTGTTGAGTAAAAACCGGCGTTTAGAAACCCACTTTCAATCGGTACTAAAAAACAAGACCCGCTCCATCAAGGCCATGCTTGACAGCATGAGCCGCGCTGGGTCCATCCAGATAGACTCACGAGAAGCCGAACCCACAGCGACCAGCATGGTGGTGGTGCTCACGTATTGGCTTAGTTTTGAGTATGTGCGTGATCCCCGCAATGCTTTGGAGCCAGGCAGTGCGCAAGCAGCCCTGCTGCGCGGCGCTCACCATGTTTTAAATCTGCTGGTGCCCTATTTGGAACCACAGCAACGCGCCCACTTGCAGACCCTGGTTGGTGCGTACGCTTCCACTTAA